One Setaria viridis chromosome 5, Setaria_viridis_v4.0, whole genome shotgun sequence genomic region harbors:
- the LOC117856447 gene encoding putative receptor protein kinase ZmPK1 gives MLGKSTSLALLIFLHSLSPCSSAPAPSQLGAGSTLSVEDHVRSFLVSPDATFSCGFLEAGENAFSFSVWYTGSADKTAVWTASPGAPVNGRGSRITFRHDGGLALADANGTAVWESKTSGGGLVISLLDTGNLVISDPSNNGGPAPWQSFDWPTDTLVPSQPLTKHMKLVAGYFSLYYDNDNVLRLLYDGPDTSSIYWPSPDNTVFGNARTNYNSSRIAVLDDTGVFLSSDNLAVRASDLGPGVKRRLTIDPDGNVRIYSLNATTGGWKVTWAAMAQPCSVHGVCGQNATCEYWPGLRCSCLPGYEMSDREDWRKGCKPMFGVTNCSQDQAAAPEERFKFVRVPQTDFYGYDLGYNSSVTFEHCKKLCLEMCLCTAFSYRLTGIGVCYPKGTLFNGYTSPNFPGSIYIKLPIDFDTSAQSVSARSSEGLACNPNGPKIVQGSPDTFRRPRNNTKWSYLYAFATVLGVLDVIFIATSWWFLSSKQSIPSSLEAGYRMVTGQFRRFTYRELKDATGNFKEELGRGGSGVVYRGVLDKGKVVAVKKLTNVAGGDEEFWAEMTVIGRINHINLVRIWGFCSQGKRKLLVYEYVENESLDRHLFATDRTLSWRERYRIALGTARGLAYLHHECLEWVIHCDVKPENILLTREFDAKIADFGLAKLSKRDGAGDSSMQLTHMRGTTGYMAPEWALNVPINAKVDVYSYGIVLLEIVIGSRISEQRTAGGERLEMSQTAEVLRQVVASGDIAPLVDGRLQGQFNPRQALEMVRISLSCMEERSKRPTMDDIAKVLMVCDDEDEHPAYRS, from the coding sequence ATGCTGGGGAAATCCACCAGTCTCGCCTTACTGATTTTTCTTCACTCACTTTCGCCgtgctcgtcggcgccggcgccgtcgcagCTGGGCGCCGGCTCCACCCTCTCCGTGGAAGACCACGTGCGGTCCTTCCTCGTGTCCCCCGACGCCACCTTCTCCTGCGGCTTCCTGGAGGCCGGCGAGaacgccttctccttctccgtCTGGTACACCGGCTCAGCGGACAAGACCGCCGTCTGGACGGCGAGCCCTGGCGCGCCTGTGAACGGCAGGGGATCCAGGATCACGTTCCGCCACGACGGGGGCCTGGCCCTCGCCGACGCCAACGGGACCGCCGTGTGGGAGAGCAAGACGAGCGGCGGGGGTCTCGTCATCTCCCTCCTCGACACCGGAAACCTCGTCATCTCGGACCCATCTAACAACGGCGGCCCCGCCCCGTGGCAGAGCTTCGACTGGCCGACGGACACGCTGGTCCCGTCGCAGCCGCTCACCAAGCACATGAAGCTCGTCGCCGGCTACTTCAGCCTCTACTACGACAACGACAACGTGCTGCGCCTCCTCTACGACGGCCCCGACACGTCGAGCATCTACTGGCCGTCTCCGGATAACACCGTGTTCGGGAACGCCCGGACAAACTACAACAGCTCCAGGATCGCTGTCCTCGACGACACCGGCGTGTTCTTGTCCAGCGACAACCTGGCAGTCCGTGCCTCCGACCTCGGCCCCGGCGTCAAGAGACGGCTGACCATCGATCCGGACGGCAACGTGAGGATCTACAGCCTCAACGCGACAACCGGGGGCTGGAAGGTGACATGGGCGGCGATGGCGCAGCCATGCTCCGTGCACGGCGTGTGCGGCCAGAACGCGACCTGCGAGTACTGGCCGGGCCTCAGATGCTCGTGCCTGCCCGGTTACGAGATGTCCGACCGGGAGGACTGGCGCAAAGGTTGCAAGCCCATGTTCGGCGTCACCAACTGCAGCCAAGAccaagcggcggcgccggaagaGCGGTTCAAGTTCGTCAGGGTGCCGCAGACTGACTTCTACGGCTACGACCTGGGGTACAACAGCTCTGTTACGTTCGAGCACTGCAAGAAGCTGTGCTTGGAGATGTGCTTGTGCACCGCCTTCTCCTACCGGCTTACAGGCATCGGCGTCTGCTACCCAAAAGGCACGCTCTTCAACGGCTACACATCTCCAAATTTCCCCGGGAGCATCTACATCAAGCTACCGATCGATTTCGACACCTCGGCGCAGTCGGTCTCTGCTCGTAGCTCCGAAGGCCTTGCCTGCAATCCTAACGGTCCCAAGATCGTCCAAGGATCTCCAGACACGTTCCGGAGACCAAGAAACAACACGAAGTGGTCGTACCTGTATGCGTTTGCCACGGTGCTGGGAGTTCTTGATGTTATCTTCATTGCAACAagctggtggtttctttccAGCAAGCAGAGCATACCCAGTTCGCTGGAGGCAGGATACAGGATGGTTACGGGCCAGTTCAGGAGGTTCACGTACCGGGAGCTCAAGGACGCAACGGGGAACTTCAAGGAAGAGCTCGGCCGGGGCGGCTCCGGAGTCGTGTACCGCGGCGTGCTCGACAAAGGGAAAGTGGTGGCGGTGAAGAAGCTGACGAACGTGGCGGGAGGCGACGAGGAGTTCTGGGCGGAGATGACGGTGATCGGCCGGATCAACCACATCAACCTCGTTAGGATCTGGGGGTTCTGCTCCCAGGGCAAGCGTAAGTTGCTGGTGTACGAGTATGTCGAGAATGAGTCACTGGACAGGCACCTGTTCGCCACGGATAGAACATTGTCGTGGCGCGAGCGATACAGGATCGCGCTGGGGACAGCCAGGGGCCTCGCCTACCTCCACCACGAGTGCCTGGAGTGGGTCATCCACTGCGACGTGAAGCCGGAGAACATCCTGCTGACGCGGGAGTTCGACGCCAAGATCGCCGACTTCGGGCTCGCCAAGCTGTCCAAGagggacggcgccggcgacagTAGTATGCAGCTCACCCACATGAGAGGGACGACGGGGTACATGGCGCCGGAGTGGGCGCTGAACGTGCCCATCAACGCCAAGGTCGATGTGTACAGCTACGGCATCGTGCTGCTGGAGATCGTGATCGGGAGCAGGATCTCCGAACAGAGGACAGCCGGTGGTGAGCGGCTGGAGATGTCGCAGACCGCTGAGGTCCTGAGGCAGGTGGTGGCCAGTGGGGACATCGCGCCCTTGGTGGATGGCAGGCTGCAGGGGCAGTTCAATCCCCGGCAGGCCC